The following are encoded together in the Streptomyces sp. NBC_00358 genome:
- a CDS encoding ABC transporter permease — protein MATDATTDAASRSTAERVPEAARTTRRQADLGLGRLYLRRFLRNRLAVAGVAIFVLLVLFGALGGLFTSYAYTDADFTALTQPPSSLHWFGTNQGGNDIYACAVHGLRRSLAIAVSVSVLTVVVAAIVGSGAAYFGGRVERVVLAVIHFLLIVPSFLILALVSHRLAGDWRVLIVVLTVFGWMSTARVIWSVSTSLRERDYVTAAEFMGVSPSRIILRHIIPNLGSLLIVNLTLGVVATVLSETALSFLGFGVQTPDVSLGTMLADGASTVTSAPWLFAFPAGLVVLLTVSMTFIGDGLRDALDPTSVTGSAGGRR, from the coding sequence GGCGGACCTCGGCCTCGGCCGACTCTATCTGCGGCGCTTCCTGCGCAACCGGCTCGCCGTCGCCGGTGTGGCGATCTTCGTGCTGCTGGTGCTGTTCGGAGCCTTGGGCGGTCTGTTCACCTCCTACGCGTACACCGACGCCGACTTCACCGCGCTCACCCAACCACCCAGCTCCCTCCACTGGTTCGGCACCAACCAGGGCGGCAACGACATCTACGCCTGTGCCGTGCACGGCCTCCGGCGCTCCCTGGCGATCGCCGTGAGCGTGTCCGTCCTGACGGTCGTCGTCGCCGCGATCGTCGGCTCCGGCGCCGCGTACTTCGGAGGCCGGGTCGAGAGAGTGGTCCTCGCCGTCATCCACTTCCTGCTGATCGTCCCCTCGTTCCTCATCCTCGCCCTGGTCTCCCACCGCCTGGCCGGCGACTGGCGCGTCCTCATCGTGGTGCTGACCGTGTTCGGCTGGATGTCGACCGCGCGGGTGATCTGGTCCGTGTCGACCTCACTGCGCGAACGGGACTACGTGACGGCGGCCGAGTTCATGGGTGTCAGCCCGTCGCGGATCATCCTCCGTCACATCATCCCCAACCTCGGCTCCCTGCTCATCGTCAATCTGACGCTCGGTGTCGTCGCGACCGTGCTCAGCGAGACCGCCCTCTCGTTCCTCGGGTTCGGCGTCCAGACTCCGGACGTCTCCCTGGGCACGATGCTCGCGGACGGGGCGAGCACGGTCACGAGCGCGCCCTGGCTCTTCGCCTTCCCCGCGGGACTCGTCGTCCTGCTCACCGTGTCGATGACCTTCATCGGCGACGGACTGCGCGATGCCCTGGACCCCACGTCGGTGACCGGCTCGGCGGGAGGCCGACGATGA
- a CDS encoding ABC transporter ATP-binding protein, with translation MTLASPLLDPVPPTGAAPVLSVRDLRISFPSEAGTVEAVRGVSFDLLPGRTLGIVGESGSGKSATAMGIMGLLPPSASLRGQVLLGGRDLVGLGDQALSAVRGKSIGMVFQDPLSALTPIFSVGRLLSDALRVHQDLTKRAAWEQAVELLDLVGIPDPPNRATSFPHEFSGGMRQRVVIAMAIANRPSVLVADEPTTALDVTVQAQILDVLRLAQEETGAGLVLITHDLGVVAGHADDVAVMYAGRFVEHAGVGELFRRPTMPYTARLLAAVPTVDGGARKPLVPIGGEPPALVGLPHGCPFASRCAVALDACRSDEPELRHVTGHGHVACLRATEIADGSLDPRGDVVQADEPAASDRAEAGRIVLRVEELVKTFPVTRGALLKRRVGTLHAVNRVSFELRAGETLGLVGESGSGKTTTLMEILRLRRPEGGRIEIAGTDVGTVGSAARVRELRQDVQMVMQDPLGALDPRLPVFQLLAEPLRAIGRDRASIRSRVHELLALVGLDDSVTDRFPVALSGGQRQRIGIARALATEPKLLALDEPLSALDVSVQAGVINLLARLKRELGLAYLVVAHDLAVVRYISDHIAVMYLGHIIETGETETIFSDPKHPYTRALLSAIPVPDPLRERTRERVVLEGEQPNATRLSAGCVFVDRCPLYRLSDDSVRHRCREERPAPTAVSGQPGHQYACHGV, from the coding sequence ATGACGCTCGCGTCCCCGCTGCTCGACCCGGTACCCCCCACCGGCGCCGCCCCCGTGCTCTCCGTGCGGGACCTGCGGATCTCCTTCCCCTCCGAGGCCGGAACCGTCGAGGCGGTACGCGGCGTGAGCTTCGACCTGCTGCCCGGCCGGACCCTCGGGATCGTCGGCGAATCCGGCTCGGGCAAGTCGGCCACCGCGATGGGGATCATGGGCCTGCTGCCCCCCTCCGCTTCCCTGCGCGGCCAGGTGCTGCTCGGCGGGCGAGACCTGGTCGGCCTCGGTGACCAAGCGCTCTCGGCGGTGCGGGGCAAGTCCATCGGCATGGTCTTCCAGGACCCGCTGTCCGCGCTCACGCCGATCTTCTCCGTGGGCAGACTGCTCTCCGACGCCCTGCGGGTCCACCAGGACCTGACCAAGCGGGCCGCCTGGGAGCAGGCCGTCGAACTGCTCGATCTCGTCGGCATCCCCGACCCCCCCAACCGGGCCACGTCCTTCCCCCACGAGTTCTCCGGCGGCATGCGCCAGCGCGTGGTGATCGCGATGGCGATCGCCAACAGACCGTCCGTGCTCGTGGCCGACGAGCCCACCACCGCCCTCGACGTCACCGTGCAGGCGCAGATCCTCGACGTGCTGCGACTGGCCCAGGAGGAGACCGGCGCCGGCCTCGTCCTCATCACTCACGACCTCGGGGTCGTCGCCGGCCACGCGGACGACGTCGCCGTCATGTACGCGGGCCGCTTCGTGGAACACGCGGGCGTCGGGGAACTCTTCCGCCGGCCGACGATGCCGTACACCGCGCGGCTGCTCGCCGCCGTGCCGACCGTGGACGGCGGGGCCCGCAAGCCCCTGGTCCCGATCGGCGGGGAACCGCCCGCCCTGGTGGGCCTCCCCCACGGCTGCCCCTTCGCGAGCCGCTGCGCCGTCGCCCTCGACGCGTGCCGTTCCGACGAACCGGAGCTGCGCCACGTCACCGGGCACGGGCACGTGGCGTGCCTGCGCGCCACAGAGATCGCCGACGGATCCCTCGACCCCCGGGGCGACGTCGTACAGGCCGATGAGCCGGCTGCTTCCGACCGTGCCGAGGCCGGCCGGATCGTGCTCCGCGTCGAAGAGCTCGTCAAGACCTTCCCGGTCACCAGGGGTGCCCTCCTCAAGCGCCGGGTCGGCACCCTGCACGCCGTCAACCGGGTCAGCTTCGAGCTGCGCGCCGGGGAGACCCTGGGCCTGGTGGGCGAGTCAGGCAGCGGCAAGACCACCACACTCATGGAGATCCTCCGGCTCAGGCGGCCCGAAGGCGGCCGGATCGAGATCGCCGGGACCGATGTGGGAACGGTCGGTTCCGCCGCGCGCGTACGGGAGTTGCGGCAGGACGTACAGATGGTCATGCAGGACCCGCTGGGGGCCCTGGACCCGCGGCTGCCCGTCTTCCAACTGCTCGCCGAACCCCTGCGGGCCATCGGGCGGGACCGCGCGTCGATCCGCTCCCGTGTCCACGAACTGCTGGCCCTGGTCGGTCTGGACGACTCGGTGACCGACCGCTTCCCGGTCGCCCTCTCCGGCGGTCAGCGCCAACGGATCGGCATCGCCCGCGCCTTGGCGACAGAGCCGAAACTGCTCGCCCTCGACGAGCCGCTCTCCGCCCTGGACGTGTCGGTACAGGCAGGCGTGATCAACCTGCTGGCACGGCTCAAGCGTGAACTCGGGCTCGCCTACCTCGTGGTCGCCCACGACCTGGCCGTGGTCCGGTACATCTCCGACCACATCGCGGTGATGTACCTGGGGCACATCATCGAGACCGGGGAGACCGAGACGATCTTCTCCGATCCGAAGCACCCCTACACCCGGGCACTGCTGTCGGCGATCCCGGTACCCGACCCGCTGCGGGAACGCACCCGCGAACGCGTCGTGCTGGAGGGCGAGCAGCCGAACGCCACCCGACTGTCCGCGGGGTGCGTCTTCGTCGACCGCTGCCCGCTGTACCGCCTCTCCGACGACAGTGTGCGCCACCGCTGTCGAGAGGAACGCCCGGCGCCGACTGCCGTATCCGGGCAGCCCGGCCATCAGTACGCCTGCCACGGCGTCTGA